Proteins co-encoded in one Candidatus Binatia bacterium genomic window:
- a CDS encoding tRNA (cytidine(34)-2'-O)-methyltransferase yields MHVVLVAPEIPPNTGTIARLCAATYTHLHLIRPLGFSLDDRYLKRAGLDYWPYVDLHVYDDWQRFQTRYPQARMHFFSARATRSYLRAHYAKGDFLVFGSETKGLPPAVLAAHGDDTYVIPISSPHVRSLNLSNAVAIVVYEARRQLVG; encoded by the coding sequence CTGCACGTCGTCCTCGTTGCGCCGGAAATTCCGCCCAATACCGGCACCATCGCGCGCTTGTGCGCCGCGACCTATACGCACCTGCATCTGATCCGCCCGCTTGGCTTCTCGCTCGACGATCGCTACCTCAAGCGCGCCGGCCTCGATTACTGGCCGTACGTCGATCTTCATGTCTACGACGACTGGCAACGGTTTCAAACCCGATACCCCCAGGCGCGCATGCACTTCTTTTCCGCCCGCGCCACCCGCAGTTACCTCAGGGCACACTACGCCAAGGGCGATTTCCTCGTTTTCGGCTCGGAAACCAAAGGCCTACCGCCAGCGGTGCTGGCCGCCCATGGCGACGACACCTACGTGATTCCCATTTCGAGCCCGCACGTCCGCAGCCTCAATCTCTCCAACGCCGTCGCCATTGTCGTGTACGAGGCACGGCGACAGCTGGTTGGTTGA
- the coaE gene encoding dephospho-CoA kinase (Dephospho-CoA kinase (CoaE) performs the final step in coenzyme A biosynthesis.), with the protein MTGGIGSGKSTVAAMLEELGAKVIHADAVGHETYQPGSEGWQRIVEAFGTQILGPDQSIDRKKLGAIVFASSQALARLNAIVHPLIFAEIRKRIDSHRAAGSSQPIVIEAAVLIEANWLPLVDEVWLVAASEEAAVERLGKQRGLPPREVTMRIAAQLSDAERQRHAHVIIRNTGSIEDLRRQVRALWERLAGVN; encoded by the coding sequence TTGACCGGCGGCATCGGCTCCGGAAAGAGCACGGTGGCCGCGATGCTTGAGGAACTAGGCGCAAAGGTCATCCATGCCGACGCCGTCGGCCATGAAACCTACCAGCCTGGCAGCGAGGGGTGGCAGCGAATCGTCGAAGCTTTTGGCACCCAGATTTTGGGGCCGGATCAGAGCATCGACCGGAAAAAGCTCGGAGCGATCGTCTTTGCTAGTTCGCAGGCGCTGGCGCGGCTCAACGCCATCGTCCATCCGCTGATTTTTGCTGAGATCAGAAAACGGATCGACTCACACCGGGCGGCGGGCAGTTCTCAACCGATCGTCATTGAGGCCGCGGTGCTGATCGAGGCAAACTGGCTGCCACTTGTGGACGAGGTGTGGCTGGTAGCGGCTAGCGAGGAGGCCGCCGTCGAGCGCCTGGGAAAGCAGCGCGGCCTGCCGCCGCGGGAAGTGACCATGCGGATCGCGGCCCAGTTGAGCGATGCAGAGCGGCAGCGCCATGCTCACGTGATCATTCGGAACACCGGCTCGATCGAGGATCTGCGCAGGCAGGTCCGTGCCCTGTGGGAGCGGCTTGCGGGCGTCAACTGA
- a CDS encoding HU family DNA-binding protein produces MTKSQLVQKLAETTDLSKKQADVVLQTLVEVTVGAVRKGDPVKIPGLGTFRKVQTKARMGRNPQTGEQIKIPARKKVRFSVAKTFKEAVLGKK; encoded by the coding sequence ATGACGAAATCCCAACTGGTTCAGAAATTGGCGGAAACGACGGACCTCAGTAAGAAGCAGGCCGATGTCGTGCTCCAGACGTTGGTTGAAGTGACTGTGGGTGCGGTGCGCAAGGGAGACCCGGTGAAGATTCCAGGTCTCGGCACATTCCGCAAAGTGCAGACCAAGGCTCGCATGGGGCGCAATCCGCAGACCGGCGAGCAGATCAAGATCCCGGCGCGCAAGAAGGTTCGCTTCTCCGTCGCGAAGACCTTCAAAGAAGCCGTTCTCGGGAAAAAGTAG
- a CDS encoding inositol-3-phosphate synthase, with protein MDTTRTDIAGAEGKLGVLLVGLGAVSSTFVAGIELMKKGVGKPIGSLTQLGTIRLGKRTEKRTPRIRDFVPLAAIENLVFGAWDIFPDNAYQAALRAHVVEPALLDLVRPELEAVAPWPAVFDRDYVKRLDGPHVKSGAGKFDLAQQLMEDIRAFQTASGASRLVMVWCGSTESFLRPGIVHSSLAHFEAGMRANDPTIAPSMLYAYAALSLGIPFANGAPNLTVDIPALTELAERHRVPICGKDFKTGQTLMKTIIAPGLKARMLGLTGWFSTNILGNRDGEVLDEPSSFKTKEESKLSVLDVILQQQLYPELYKDYIHRVNIHYYPPRGDNKESWDNIDIFGWLGYPMQIKINFLCRDSILAAPLVLDLALFLDLAQRAGMKGIQEWLSFYFKSPQTAPGLYPEHDLFIQLMKLKNTLRFLRGEELITHLGLEYYD; from the coding sequence ATGGATACGACGCGAACGGATATTGCGGGCGCCGAAGGCAAACTCGGCGTTCTCCTCGTGGGGCTGGGTGCGGTCAGTAGCACTTTCGTCGCTGGGATCGAGCTGATGAAAAAGGGTGTCGGAAAACCGATCGGCTCACTCACGCAACTCGGAACCATACGGCTCGGCAAGCGCACCGAGAAGCGCACGCCGCGTATCCGCGACTTTGTTCCTCTGGCAGCCATCGAGAACCTAGTGTTCGGCGCCTGGGATATTTTCCCGGACAACGCCTACCAGGCCGCGCTGCGCGCGCACGTGGTCGAGCCTGCCCTGCTCGACTTGGTCCGCCCGGAACTCGAAGCCGTGGCGCCGTGGCCCGCCGTTTTCGATCGCGACTACGTCAAGCGGCTCGACGGCCCGCATGTCAAAAGCGGGGCCGGCAAGTTTGATCTGGCCCAGCAGCTCATGGAGGACATCCGCGCCTTTCAAACCGCCTCCGGCGCCAGCCGCCTCGTCATGGTATGGTGCGGGAGCACCGAGAGCTTTTTGCGACCGGGCATCGTTCATAGCTCGCTGGCTCATTTCGAAGCAGGGATGCGCGCCAATGATCCGACCATCGCGCCGAGCATGCTCTACGCCTACGCGGCACTGTCGCTGGGAATCCCGTTCGCCAACGGAGCGCCCAATCTCACGGTCGATATTCCCGCACTTACCGAACTCGCCGAACGTCACCGCGTCCCCATCTGCGGCAAAGATTTCAAGACAGGCCAAACGCTGATGAAAACCATCATCGCCCCTGGCCTCAAGGCACGGATGCTTGGCCTAACGGGGTGGTTTTCCACCAACATTTTGGGGAACCGCGACGGTGAGGTGTTGGATGAGCCCTCTTCCTTCAAGACCAAGGAGGAGAGCAAACTGTCCGTCCTCGACGTCATCCTCCAGCAGCAACTCTATCCTGAGTTGTACAAGGACTACATCCACCGGGTGAATATCCACTACTACCCACCGCGCGGCGACAACAAAGAGAGCTGGGACAACATCGATATCTTCGGCTGGCTCGGCTACCCCATGCAGATCAAGATCAATTTTCTCTGCCGCGACTCGATTCTCGCGGCACCGCTGGTCCTCGACCTGGCGTTGTTCCTGGACCTGGCACAGCGCGCCGGCATGAAGGGCATTCAGGAGTGGCTGTCGTTCTACTTCAAGAGCCCACAAACCGCACCCGGCCTCTATCCGGAGCATGACCTCTTCATTCAGCTCATGAAGCTCAAGAACACGCTGCGCTTCCTGCGCGGCGAAGAGCTGATCACCCACCTCGGCTTGGAATACTACGACTGA
- the nadA gene encoding quinolinate synthase NadA, protein MQAATEKTAGELESEFACLNEPRLYNQATCEQMAATIHRIKQLKAERNAVVLAHNYQRPEIFEVADFIGDSLELARQATTVDADVIVFCGVHFMAETAKILNPTKTVLLPDLRAECSLADSVTADELVERRDELRQRFPDLQVVAYVNTTAEVKAVVDVCCTSANAVTIVNALPTQHILFVPDEHLGEYVQRESSKTIITWNGNCYVHHQITPESIRAVKEALPDVRILVHPECRADVIALADAVLSTSGMIRYAKTSDAQEFLVVTECGLSDRLLVEVPEKKFYKVCKLCQFMKMITLDGTLHALERMQYEIVLDEAVRAGAERSLRRMLELS, encoded by the coding sequence ATGCAAGCCGCCACGGAAAAGACCGCCGGCGAGCTCGAAAGCGAGTTCGCCTGTCTCAACGAGCCGCGCCTCTACAACCAGGCGACATGCGAGCAGATGGCCGCGACCATCCATCGCATCAAGCAGCTCAAAGCCGAGCGTAACGCGGTGGTGCTGGCGCACAACTATCAACGGCCGGAGATTTTCGAAGTCGCCGACTTCATCGGTGACTCGCTCGAACTGGCCCGGCAGGCGACCACGGTGGATGCCGATGTGATCGTGTTTTGCGGCGTCCATTTCATGGCCGAGACCGCCAAGATCCTCAACCCGACTAAGACGGTCCTCCTGCCCGATCTGCGTGCGGAGTGCTCCCTGGCCGACAGCGTGACGGCGGACGAGCTGGTGGAGCGCCGTGACGAGCTGCGTCAACGCTTTCCGGACCTGCAGGTGGTGGCGTACGTCAACACCACGGCGGAGGTGAAGGCCGTCGTCGATGTCTGCTGCACCTCCGCCAACGCGGTCACCATCGTCAACGCGCTGCCAACCCAGCACATTCTCTTCGTGCCCGACGAACATCTCGGCGAATACGTGCAGCGTGAGTCGTCGAAAACGATCATTACGTGGAACGGCAACTGTTACGTCCATCATCAGATCACGCCGGAGAGCATCCGCGCGGTGAAGGAGGCGCTGCCTGACGTCCGGATTCTGGTCCACCCGGAATGCCGGGCGGATGTCATCGCCCTGGCGGACGCGGTCCTCAGCACCAGCGGCATGATCCGCTACGCCAAGACCAGCGATGCGCAGGAGTTCCTGGTGGTGACCGAGTGCGGTCTTTCCGATCGGCTGCTGGTCGAGGTGCCGGAGAAGAAGTTCTACAAGGTCTGCAAGCTGTGCCAGTTCATGAAGATGATTACGCTCGACGGCACCCTGCACGCGCTCGAGCGCATGCAGTATGAGATCGTGCTCGATGAAGCGGTGCGCGCCGGCGCCGAGCGCTCGCTACGCCGCATGCTCGAGCTGAGCTAG
- a CDS encoding NUDIX domain-containing protein produces the protein MLLSPLVAVDVVIFTIDRGALQALLVEVKSGPFAGHWAFPGGLVPVGEAPEATARRELQAQTGITDVYLEQLRTFGDPLRDPHAHVVSVAYFALVAGKGKARTGTPKYRRMAWFPVRALPSLAYDHNAIAHYALTRLQSKLAYTNIVYSLLPHEFTVGELQEIYEVILGRQLDRRNFRKKILAAGLLQPLHRQRRGRHRPAQLYAFTRREPMNVEML, from the coding sequence ATGCTCCTGTCCCCGCTGGTCGCTGTCGATGTCGTGATCTTCACCATCGATCGTGGCGCGCTGCAGGCGTTGCTAGTCGAGGTGAAGTCGGGACCGTTTGCCGGCCACTGGGCCTTCCCGGGAGGTCTGGTGCCGGTCGGGGAGGCGCCGGAGGCGACGGCGCGGCGCGAGTTACAGGCCCAAACCGGGATTACTGACGTCTACCTGGAGCAGCTGCGCACCTTTGGCGATCCGCTGCGCGATCCCCACGCCCACGTCGTATCGGTGGCCTACTTTGCCTTGGTCGCCGGCAAGGGCAAGGCCCGGACCGGCACCCCCAAGTATCGGCGCATGGCGTGGTTCCCGGTGCGGGCGTTGCCGTCGCTGGCCTACGACCACAACGCCATCGCCCATTACGCCCTCACCCGTTTGCAGTCGAAGCTGGCCTACACCAACATCGTGTACAGCCTCCTGCCCCACGAGTTCACTGTCGGTGAGTTGCAAGAGATTTACGAGGTCATTCTCGGCCGCCAGCTCGACCGCCGCAATTTCCGCAAGAAGATACTGGCGGCGGGGTTGCTGCAGCCGCTGCACCGCCAGCGGCGCGGTCGCCATCGCCCGGCGCAGCTCTACGCCTTCACACGCCGCGAACCGATGAACGTCGAGATGTTGTGA
- a CDS encoding histidine phosphatase family protein: protein MISENVDGPGRLILVRHGESEGNRDRTFTQNSAVPLTPFGREQARAAAVRIAQSYSPTRIVASPFVRARETAEIIAEVVRLRVQAEADLREQSFGIFAGQPYEALLGDASYHDGPRWHWRPQGGESLNDVYARVVPVFERVTRESTGQDVVLVSHGGVMLALCAYVTGSWDDLTVTPNAGIVVVEHRGGTYAPPLTMAQG, encoded by the coding sequence ATGATTTCCGAGAACGTTGATGGCCCCGGTCGACTGATCCTGGTGCGGCATGGCGAGAGCGAAGGCAACCGCGACCGGACCTTCACGCAAAACTCCGCGGTGCCACTCACACCCTTCGGCCGCGAGCAGGCGCGAGCAGCCGCGGTCCGCATCGCACAGAGTTACAGCCCCACGCGCATCGTGGCCAGCCCATTTGTGCGGGCCCGGGAGACGGCCGAAATCATCGCCGAGGTTGTGCGCCTTCGCGTCCAGGCGGAGGCGGACTTGCGCGAGCAGAGCTTCGGGATCTTCGCCGGGCAACCGTACGAGGCCTTGCTCGGCGACGCGTCGTACCACGACGGTCCGCGCTGGCACTGGCGGCCGCAGGGCGGGGAGTCGCTAAACGATGTCTACGCGCGGGTCGTGCCGGTCTTCGAACGAGTCACGCGTGAAAGCACCGGGCAGGACGTCGTCCTGGTCAGTCACGGTGGTGTCATGTTGGCTTTGTGTGCCTACGTCACCGGCTCGTGGGACGATCTCACGGTGACCCCCAATGCCGGCATCGTCGTCGTCGAGCATCGCGGCGGAACGTACGCCCCGCCGCTGACGATGGCGCAGGGCTAA